ACTCTCACTGCTATCGATGGCGAAGACAGAGGACGCCCCTGCCTTTTTTGCCTGAAGGCCGAAGCCTCCTTGATTGCAAAAGGCATCGAGAACTCTTCGACCCCGGGCGTGGCCGGCTGCTTTGAGGTGATTCTCGACTTGGTCCAGGTAGAAACCGGTTTTTTGGCCATCTGCTAGATCCAAGGTGTAATGAATTCCTGCGATCTCGCAGTGAAAGGGCGGGGGAGTTTCTCCGTGGAGCATCCCAGTCAGGCGTTCCAGGCCTTCGGCTTCGCGGATGGTGGAGTCATTCCGTTCCACGATCGACTCGGGTTGAAAAAGCTCCACGAGCGCCTCTTTCAAGAGGCCCTTTCGCTGGTCCATGGCGAGCGTCAAGGTCTGGAGCACTAAGTGAGGTCCGAATTGATCAATGATGACGCCCGGCAAACCATCGCTTTCGCTCCAGACGAGTCGGCGGGCCTCGGCCGGTATCCCAAGTCGCTCGCGAGTTTCGGCTGCCAATCCGAGGCGACGGAGAAAGAAATCGCCGTCGAGATCCTGCTTTCGGCGCGAGAAGCGACGCGCCACAATCTGCGATTGAGGATTGTAGATGGCGCTCCCGATGCGTCGATCTTTGAAGTCCTTGAGGGCGATGACCTCGCCTGGCTGAGGATTTCCAAAGGCCTTTTTCACCTCGTAGGCAAAGACCCACTCATGCCCGTGAAATATCCGCGCGCGTGGTTGGACGACGATGCCTGCCATAGTCCTAGACCTTTTCCGCTTCAGGGAGAACAAGACTCCTGCGCGCACTCCGCGGCCGCCGAAACCGGATTGGCTGAGGGCTCAGGATACTCGAAGACCTCGCCCTCGTAGTTGCGGATGAGGGTGCGGCTGGCCTCTCGTTCCAAGACATAATCGGGATTGACCGGCACTTTCCCGCCGCCCCCGGGCGCATCGATGACGAACTGGGGAATGGCGTAGCCAGTGGTGTGACCACGCAGGCCCTCAATGATCTCGATTCCCTTCGAGACGCTCGTGCGGAGGTGAGAAGAACCCTTGATGAGATCACACTGGTAAAGGTAATAGGGCCGCACGCGACACATCAAAAGCTTATGCACGAGCGCGCGCATGGTTTCGACATCATCATTCACTCCCTGCAAGAGCACGCTTTGATTGCCCATGGGGATGCCATGGTTGGCCAAGCGCTCCAGGGCCTCTTTCACCTCCACCGTTAGCTCCCGCGGGTGATTGGCATGCACGCTGATGAAGAGCGGGTGAAACTGTTGGAGGATGCGGCAGAGCTTGGGGGTGATGCGCTGGGGGAGGAAAAGCGGCACGCGCGAGCCAATCCTGAGAAACTCGATGTGCGGGATCGCGCGGAGGCGGCTCAGGATTTGCTCCAATTTGCTATCGGAGAAAAGCAGCGGATCGCCACCGGAAAGAAGCACGTCCCTGACCTCGGTGTGCTGTTCGAGGTAGCGAAAGGCTGCTTGGTGATCCGCCTCCAACTTCTGCTCGCCCACGCCACTCACCACTCGGCTGCGGGTGCAGTAGCGGCAGTAGGAGGCACATTGGTCGGTCACCAAAAAAAGCACCCGGTCGGGATAGCGGTGGACCAAGCCGGGGACCGGCATGTGACTGTCTTCGCCGCAGGGATCTGCCAGCTCCGTGGGATCGAAGAGCGATTCCTCGCGCCGGGGGAGGATTTGCCGGCGAATCGGGCAGTCTGGATCGTGCGGGTCGATGAGATTGAAGAAGTGCGGGGTAATGGACATGGCCAATTTCGTCCCGCTCAGGATGACCCCGGCCCGCTCTTCATCGGAGAGCTGCAAGCGACTCTCCAGACCTTCGAGGGAATTGACCCGGTGCTGAAGCTGCCAGCGATGATTGGACCACTCCTCGGCGGGGGTGCCTCGCCAATGGCCCGGCGCATGAGACCGGAACTTTTTCAAATCCTCAAAACGAGAAGCGAATTGCATAAAACGTGTCAGCTAGAAAGAAACTGAAAGAGGAGGAGACCGTCAAGGGGTGGCTTATTCAAGGCAATTTTACGCCCCGTGACAGAGAGGGGAGCAAGCCCAATTCCGTGACCTTAGGTTTCTATTGATTTTTAGGGAGTTAGGACTTATTCTCCCGGTCGGAGGAGTCATTCATGCTGCCGAAAATTCTTAGAGAAATCTCTCGCCCGCACTGGGTGGACATCCTCTATGAAATCAAGCGCACCGGCGGGATGTCTGTGGGGGAAATCGCGGAGCGGCTCTCCATGAGCTACATGGGGGTGAAGCAGCACTGTGTGGCCATGGAAAAGCTGGGCTACCTGGTCACTTGGCGCAGCCCCCAGAGTGTGGGACGCCCTCAGAAGCTCTATCGGTTAACCGAACGCATCCAGCCTCTGTTCCCGGAAGCGAGCGGAGACTTCGCCCTCGATCTCCTGCAGGCGCTAGATGAAACCCATGGGGAGAAATCAGCCGAAAAACTCCTTTTTTCCTTTTTTCGAATGAAGGCCGAGGCCT
The genomic region above belongs to Verrucomicrobiota bacterium and contains:
- a CDS encoding KamA family radical SAM protein; amino-acid sequence: MQFASRFEDLKKFRSHAPGHWRGTPAEEWSNHRWQLQHRVNSLEGLESRLQLSDEERAGVILSGTKLAMSITPHFFNLIDPHDPDCPIRRQILPRREESLFDPTELADPCGEDSHMPVPGLVHRYPDRVLFLVTDQCASYCRYCTRSRVVSGVGEQKLEADHQAAFRYLEQHTEVRDVLLSGGDPLLFSDSKLEQILSRLRAIPHIEFLRIGSRVPLFLPQRITPKLCRILQQFHPLFISVHANHPRELTVEVKEALERLANHGIPMGNQSVLLQGVNDDVETMRALVHKLLMCRVRPYYLYQCDLIKGSSHLRTSVSKGIEIIEGLRGHTTGYAIPQFVIDAPGGGGKVPVNPDYVLEREASRTLIRNYEGEVFEYPEPSANPVSAAAECAQESCSP
- a CDS encoding class I SAM-dependent rRNA methyltransferase, whose protein sequence is MAGIVVQPRARIFHGHEWVFAYEVKKAFGNPQPGEVIALKDFKDRRIGSAIYNPQSQIVARRFSRRKQDLDGDFFLRRLGLAAETRERLGIPAEARRLVWSESDGLPGVIIDQFGPHLVLQTLTLAMDQRKGLLKEALVELFQPESIVERNDSTIREAEGLERLTGMLHGETPPPFHCEIAGIHYTLDLADGQKTGFYLDQVENHLKAAGHARGRRVLDAFCNQGGFGLQAKKAGASSVFAIDSSESAVAAGRANSMANLLEIDFEVANVFDRLRQFEEDQFDYIILDPPTFSRSRKALKDALRGYKEIHLRALRILKPGGLLATFSCSHHVSRSDFLQNIREASVDAKRSLRLLETFGQRLDHPVLPTLPESEYLKGFLLEVCPSW
- a CDS encoding winged helix-turn-helix transcriptional regulator, with the translated sequence MLPKILREISRPHWVDILYEIKRTGGMSVGEIAERLSMSYMGVKQHCVAMEKLGYLVTWRSPQSVGRPQKLYRLTERIQPLFPEASGDFALDLLQALDETHGEKSAEKLLFSFFRMKAEAYRKKLKGKSVLEKASSFASQREKEGYLSLCHFENEEGLTITEFHNPHWRIAKAFPAFHRMEETMFENVLGEKVEREEVQNGPQKHARFHVATLH